One Neorhodopirellula lusitana genomic window carries:
- a CDS encoding tetratricopeptide repeat protein codes for MEFIPPPQGSAPSEQSPGHSNPPTNTDDTKPADKSQAALNSLATAQPEAWQRYKNGQLAEVVKLCSKSDSADSLQLLGLALHDLGRPLEAADVFEKASLLCPVQDEVRIALASCYAQLRRIDLARELYLQLALSRRLSPTLMLQVAAGLEAIDAPQLAMQVCEWITEQDEHVAQAYYDMGYYSARSGQPLYMTEALTCRALQLDPANVHYRIGLVSLLIQLDREDEAAQAMQPLSVLDIRRVTCVSCLTRIATVLARKDMSQLAEACVTRADLLRQSKEATSNNSTGSPTPIDTEGER; via the coding sequence ATGGAATTCATTCCACCACCGCAAGGTTCCGCTCCTTCGGAACAATCCCCCGGTCACTCGAATCCACCGACAAATACGGACGACACTAAGCCAGCTGACAAGTCACAAGCCGCTCTGAATTCCCTGGCAACCGCTCAGCCGGAAGCTTGGCAGCGATACAAAAACGGTCAACTTGCCGAAGTCGTCAAGCTGTGCTCGAAATCCGACTCCGCCGACTCGCTGCAGTTGCTGGGGCTCGCACTGCACGATCTTGGCCGACCCCTCGAAGCCGCCGACGTCTTTGAAAAAGCCAGCCTGCTCTGTCCGGTCCAGGACGAAGTTCGGATTGCCTTGGCGTCCTGCTACGCTCAACTTCGGCGGATCGATCTTGCCCGCGAACTGTATCTGCAGCTCGCCCTCAGTCGCCGGCTGTCTCCCACCCTGATGCTGCAAGTCGCGGCGGGACTCGAAGCAATAGATGCACCTCAACTTGCCATGCAGGTTTGCGAGTGGATTACCGAACAAGACGAACACGTCGCCCAAGCGTACTACGACATGGGCTACTACTCCGCGCGTTCAGGCCAACCGCTTTACATGACCGAAGCGCTGACTTGCCGGGCTCTGCAGCTTGATCCCGCCAACGTTCACTACCGGATTGGATTGGTGTCGCTGCTGATCCAACTGGACCGCGAAGACGAAGCCGCGCAAGCGATGCAACCGCTATCGGTATTAGACATCCGTCGCGTGACCTGCGTTTCTTGCCTGACACGGATCGCGACGGTTCTCGCCCGAAAAGACATGAGCCAACTCGCCGAAGCTTGTGTTACGCGGGCAGACCTTTTGCGACAAAGCAAAGAAGCAACATCAAACAACTCGACCGGATCACCGACCCCAATCGATACGGAGGGCGAGCGATGA
- a CDS encoding tetratricopeptide repeat protein, which yields MSRFTNSSQVEFEAGRFHTAIQFSQYAVSQNDEDADAWLVLGMSLIEISEWPDAIDALENASLLQPLDNLPRISLAIAYGAIGHRKLSRDLLMSVATSGTADADELLKIAAGLEAIDQPRLAMEACRQAGKQTPDASEIHYKMGYYAQKCGHPNSVSEALIRHAINLDPQNIHYRIGFASMLIRLGRQNEAITLVDHFIPAKLDEVTCACCLKRIANLFFDSDDIERARMCAERIAKLSESAQDSPRHSKTSAV from the coding sequence ATGTCGAGATTCACCAACAGTTCGCAAGTCGAGTTCGAGGCCGGTCGCTTCCACACGGCGATTCAATTTTCCCAATACGCGGTATCCCAAAACGACGAAGATGCGGACGCATGGCTCGTACTAGGCATGTCGCTTATCGAAATTAGTGAATGGCCCGATGCGATCGACGCCCTTGAAAACGCCAGCCTGTTGCAACCGCTCGACAACCTGCCACGGATTTCACTGGCAATTGCCTACGGCGCGATCGGGCATCGAAAGCTCAGTCGAGATTTGTTGATGTCGGTCGCCACCAGCGGCACCGCCGATGCCGACGAATTGCTAAAGATCGCCGCGGGTCTGGAAGCCATCGATCAACCACGTCTGGCAATGGAGGCTTGTCGACAAGCAGGCAAGCAAACACCTGACGCGTCCGAGATCCATTACAAAATGGGCTACTACGCTCAAAAGTGCGGTCACCCCAATAGCGTCAGCGAAGCGTTGATTCGCCACGCCATTAACCTCGATCCGCAAAACATCCACTACCGCATCGGATTCGCTTCCATGCTGATTCGTCTGGGCCGACAAAACGAAGCCATCACGTTGGTCGATCATTTCATTCCAGCCAAGCTCGATGAAGTGACCTGTGCCTGCTGTCTGAAGCGGATCGCCAATTTGTTTTTTGATAGTGACGATATCGAAAGAGCTCGAATGTGCGCCGAACGCATTGCCAAGCTAAGCGAATCAGCCCAAGACTCACCCCGTCATTCAAAAACAA